The Deltaproteobacteria bacterium region GCTGCTGCTTGTTGCGCTTCTAAGGCAGAAAAGTTGGGGAAATCAATAGGTTGCAGGGATCAGTTGACGGATTCGACACTCTTGACTTCAGGGACCTCCATCTTGAGGACCCTTTCGATACCATGTTTAAGCGTCATCTGGGCCATGGGACAGCCCGCGCAGGCGCCGGTCAGTTTGACATGAACCACACCGTTCTCATCCACATCAACCAGTTCCACGTTCCCGCCGTCGGCCACAAGCTGCGGGCGAATTTTATTTAAGATTGATTCAACTTTTTCTTTCATCTTAATACCTCCTGGACTAACCTGACTAAGTATCTTATCATAAGTTAAATCCGATCGCCAAGAAAAGCAAGCCCTGGGGACTAAACTCTCTGATTAAGCATCTTTATCAAGCCAAAAGGCCCGGGATCGAAGCCAAAGACCTCCTGCCAGACCCGGGAATTCTCCATGCACAGATAAATACACGCCTCAGGCGCGGCCGCCTTGATCTCAGACACAAGGCGCCGGTACATCTCCACCCTCAGGGGCCGAAAATACCGCATCTTCCCGTCAGGGGCAGGGATGAACTCGTCATACATGATGCGGCTCTTAGGGTAACGACGAGCCACAATCCGTTTCAGTGATGGTAAAAAGCGAAACCCGCCCAGGCTGATCCAGGCCACACTCTCGGGTGGCACGGCTGAAAAAATATCGGCCACGGCCCGGGCATACCCTTCCTTCCAGCCTGCATGTCTGATGAGCGGGTCGAAATGAAATCCGACCCGGTACCCCTCCTCAACCATCCGCTTTGCCGCAGTGATTCTCCGCTTCAAGGGGACAGCCCCTGATTCCTCAGATGCAGCCACGGCCGGGGCATTGACCGAAAAAGAGACGATACTCCGACCTCCATGGTTCAAACCGCAAAGTGAATCAACATTATCGGTCTTGGTCTTAAGTTCCAAGAGAACGTCTTTATGACCTGCAAACAGGGTCACCAGACGAGCGGCCAGCCCGGTCAGGTCCTCAAGCAGGAGGCTGTCGGTAAATTCACCGGTGCAAAAGCGCCGGGGTCGCGGTCCATCTGAACTCAAAACTCGCTCCAGCTCCCGCAGGCCTTGATCAAAGTTACTGAACACAACCAGGGCCTGGGTGTCAAGGTAACTCTGAAGGATGCAGTAGGTACAGTTGAGGTTACACCCTAAGCCCAGGTGGATGATCATGAGTCCGCAGCAGATGTAGCCCCTGGTGCCAGGACAGGGTTTAACAAACGCGCCTCTGTGTTCGGCCAGAATCAAAGTCTCTCCATCATAGTTCGCATAATGAGCCGGTTTGATCGAAGGCACGATCTGGACCAGAGGCAGGCGTTTCATCAAGGATTCGGCCAGGGGCGTGCGGGCTGAAGCCTCCTCGACCACTAAACTCCGGGGCGCTGAAGAGGGACGCTTCATCAGCCCAGTTCCAGAAGAGCCGCCATCTCCGGGCTGGCAGCGATTTCACTTAAGTGATCCAGGCCGTTCATGAGATCGTCGAGATTGATAAAGGATAGATTAAAGGAAAACGCCAGCCCTTCAAACCACGGCGAAGTTTGAAGGCCAATGCCAGCCGGCAGCCTGAGCCTGGCCGTCAACCTGGCCTGTTTTTCTTGAGCCTGGCTTAGCTCAGGGTATCGCCAGGCGTGGATAATTTCTTGAGCCTTTTTTCCTTTATCCGGTCGGCTCAAATTTTCAGCCTCAATGACGGCCTGAAGCGCTTTATCGCTTAAGACCTCACCCACGGATCTCCCGTCCCGTTGACTGATCTCATGGAGCCAGGTTACGATCTGCCGCCGTTTGTTTCGGTTTGGTTTAAACTGATCGAGCAAGTCAAGAAGCGCTGACCGGTCAACTGGGTCCAGGGCGAGCAGAAGCTCACCTGTCTCAGGGTCCAGGCTTCCCTCAGCCAAAGCGGTCAAGCCCTGGGAGCCTAACTGCACAAGTCCCAGGAAGCGTTCCAGAAATTCACGCCTTGGAGGCAGACCCAGACGAGGCAGAAAATGAACGATTAGTTCCTCTGAAGGAAAAAAGGAGGCCAAATGATTCAGGGCCAGGGCT contains the following coding sequences:
- a CDS encoding NifU family protein, which gives rise to MKEKVESILNKIRPQLVADGGNVELVDVDENGVVHVKLTGACAGCPMAQMTLKHGIERVLKMEVPEVKSVESVN
- a CDS encoding DNA photolyase, translated to MKRPSSAPRSLVVEEASARTPLAESLMKRLPLVQIVPSIKPAHYANYDGETLILAEHRGAFVKPCPGTRGYICCGLMIIHLGLGCNLNCTYCILQSYLDTQALVVFSNFDQGLRELERVLSSDGPRPRRFCTGEFTDSLLLEDLTGLAARLVTLFAGHKDVLLELKTKTDNVDSLCGLNHGGRSIVSFSVNAPAVAASEESGAVPLKRRITAAKRMVEEGYRVGFHFDPLIRHAGWKEGYARAVADIFSAVPPESVAWISLGGFRFLPSLKRIVARRYPKSRIMYDEFIPAPDGKMRYFRPLRVEMYRRLVSEIKAAAPEACIYLCMENSRVWQEVFGFDPGPFGLIKMLNQRV
- a CDS encoding ParB N-terminal domain-containing protein, which gives rise to MRAAIYDRVTDDQIEEEVLFLLSWGFDLKPLKTSISRVGLVSPLVVKPHQGRFRLICGHRRRQALRELGQEEFFALILPDEYSLKQMLVLALEENLGHRVFNDAEKALALNHLASFFPSEELIVHFLPRLGLPPRREFLERFLGLVQLGSQGLTALAEGSLDPETGELLLALDPVDRSALLDLLDQFKPNRNKRRQIVTWLHEISQRDGRSVGEVLSDKALQAVIEAENLSRPDKGKKAQEIIHAWRYPELSQAQEKQARLTARLRLPAGIGLQTSPWFEGLAFSFNLSFINLDDLMNGLDHLSEIAASPEMAALLELG